In one window of Leclercia adecarboxylata DNA:
- the ddp1 gene encoding DNA distortion polypeptide 1, whose amino-acid sequence MKQINFRLEEKQHDNLLECLKVIYPDEPGLTVAKGMKLLASALLKSKVTEDDNDNFMPDTNDFIKTTMYLTMKQRNKIEKAAKRHGWTLSRECRYRIQTTLDNELDFFDQELLMMNRCRNAIDKVGRNFHYIILNDQARVLDKDGFYQDAEKLETEIINLKSEFENYIMLCKGRTVSNKVEV is encoded by the coding sequence ATGAAGCAAATTAATTTCAGACTAGAAGAAAAACAGCATGATAATCTACTTGAATGTCTGAAGGTTATTTATCCAGATGAGCCTGGTTTAACTGTTGCTAAAGGCATGAAATTGCTTGCCAGTGCTTTACTTAAAAGCAAAGTAACAGAAGATGATAATGATAACTTTATGCCAGATACTAATGATTTTATCAAAACTACAATGTATTTAACAATGAAACAGCGGAATAAAATAGAAAAAGCCGCAAAGCGTCATGGATGGACTTTGTCCAGAGAGTGCCGCTACCGTATTCAGACCACCTTAGATAATGAACTGGATTTCTTTGATCAAGAACTTCTTATGATGAATCGGTGTCGCAATGCTATCGATAAAGTAGGCCGGAATTTTCACTACATCATCCTTAATGATCAGGCAAGAGTTCTTGATAAAGATGGGTTCTATCAGGATGCAGAAAAGCTTGAAACAGAAATCATTAATCTTAAAAGTGAGTTTGAAAACTACATAATGTTATGCAAAGGTCGAACTGTATCTAATAAGGTGGAGGTGTAA
- the mobP1 gene encoding MobP1 family relaxase → MGVSVDKEYRVKRKSSEAGRKSAFAHKVKNGGKNYQRNVQERINRKGASKEVVVKISGGAITRQGIRNSIDYMSRESELPVMSESGQVWKGDEIQEAKEHMVDRANDPQNVMNDKGKENKKVTQNIVFSPPVSAKVKPEDLLESVRKTMHKKYPNHRFVLGYHNDKNDHPHVHVVFRIRDEDGKRTDIRKKDLREIRTGFCEELKLKGYDVKATHRQQQGLNQSIRDAHSTAPKRQKGVYEVVDVGYDHYQHDKTKPKQHFLKLKTLNKGVEKTYWGADFGDLTSRENVKKGDLVKLKKLGQKEVKIPALDKHGVQHGWKTVHRNEWKLDNLGVKGIDRTPSSSKELVLNSAAMLQKQQLQMKQFIQIKQAMLQNEQKMKIGIKLG, encoded by the coding sequence ATGGGCGTTTCCGTTGATAAAGAATACCGGGTCAAACGTAAATCCTCTGAAGCTGGCCGCAAATCTGCTTTTGCCCATAAAGTGAAAAATGGTGGTAAGAACTATCAGCGTAACGTACAGGAACGTATCAACCGAAAGGGTGCCAGTAAGGAAGTGGTTGTAAAAATATCAGGCGGTGCAATCACCCGACAAGGGATAAGAAACAGTATTGACTATATGAGCCGGGAATCAGAATTGCCCGTGATGAGTGAAAGCGGCCAGGTATGGAAAGGTGACGAGATACAGGAAGCAAAAGAGCACATGGTAGATCGTGCAAACGACCCTCAAAATGTAATGAACGATAAGGGTAAAGAAAATAAAAAGGTGACACAAAATATCGTGTTCTCACCGCCTGTCTCTGCAAAAGTGAAACCAGAAGACTTGCTTGAGTCAGTCAGAAAAACGATGCACAAGAAGTATCCAAACCATCGCTTTGTTCTTGGGTATCATAACGATAAAAATGACCATCCTCATGTTCATGTTGTTTTCCGTATCCGTGATGAAGATGGAAAGCGTACCGATATAAGAAAGAAGGATTTAAGGGAGATTAGAACTGGTTTTTGCGAAGAGCTAAAACTTAAAGGTTATGACGTTAAGGCAACACACAGGCAGCAGCAAGGACTTAATCAGTCTATCAGGGATGCTCACAGTACCGCTCCTAAGCGACAGAAGGGCGTTTATGAGGTTGTGGATGTTGGTTATGACCATTACCAGCATGATAAAACGAAGCCGAAGCAGCATTTCTTGAAACTGAAGACCCTTAACAAGGGGGTTGAAAAGACATACTGGGGGGCTGATTTTGGCGATCTTACATCACGAGAAAATGTTAAGAAGGGCGATCTTGTTAAGCTTAAAAAACTCGGTCAAAAGGAAGTAAAAATACCTGCACTTGATAAACATGGTGTTCAACATGGCTGGAAGACAGTCCATCGTAACGAGTGGAAGCTTGATAATCTTGGTGTTAAAGGTATCGATAGAACCCCTTCATCAAGTAAAGAACTGGTGCTTAACAGTGCTGCAATGCTTCAGAAGCAGCAGCTCCAGATGAAACAGTTCATCCAAATCAAACAAGCGATGCTCCAGAACGAACAAAAGATGAAGATTGGTATCAAATTAGGATAA
- a CDS encoding lytic transglycosylase domain-containing protein produces MLSTSAFIALAMQCAASVHPDTAHEVARVESGFNPYAIAEIIPKGERKPGDSGVISYFPSSKEDALSIIKKIEARNHRYSTGLMQITSTNFSKYGVNAEKLFSQCTNLTVFEKIMLDCYQRGGSLKNALSCYYSGNFVTGQKSESNFNNTSYTQRIGYSRPDNKKVWAVPSVKDEIGKETATQDITRKETTVYPKYAMRGTVSDEKETNDVETE; encoded by the coding sequence ATGTTATCTACCTCAGCTTTTATCGCGCTTGCTATGCAATGCGCCGCCAGCGTTCATCCTGATACTGCTCATGAAGTTGCAAGGGTTGAATCTGGCTTTAATCCTTATGCTATAGCCGAGATTATACCGAAAGGTGAGCGTAAGCCCGGTGATAGTGGCGTAATTTCTTATTTCCCAAGTTCTAAGGAGGATGCACTAAGCATAATAAAAAAAATTGAAGCTAGAAATCACCGTTATTCAACGGGTCTTATGCAAATAACAAGCACTAATTTTTCTAAATATGGCGTCAATGCAGAAAAACTTTTCTCGCAGTGTACAAACCTTACCGTATTCGAAAAAATCATGCTTGATTGCTATCAAAGGGGAGGGAGTTTAAAAAACGCTCTTAGTTGTTATTACTCTGGAAATTTTGTGACGGGGCAAAAATCTGAATCAAATTTTAATAATACGAGCTATACGCAGCGTATTGGTTATAGCCGTCCAGACAACAAAAAGGTATGGGCTGTTCCATCGGTTAAGGATGAAATAGGAAAGGAGACTGCAACACAGGACATTACGCGAAAAGAAACTACTGTTTATCCAAAATATGCCATGCGTGGCACCGTATCAGATGAAAAGGAAACAAACGATGTTGAAACTGAATAA
- a CDS encoding transcription termination/antitermination NusG family protein: MKWYVLQFTTTRFAAVFSHLEQHNFSYYCPMISEKYRRPDKQISFRERLLPLFPGYLFIQADFEKIHSSTITALPYVQRFIAFGGEPLPVPDEEIFNVQQGERNQLSHTNAPRLVEIMLMDDPRKRSIAMLNYITEKSLTHKMKRKKNDCYQKKDFKQAQAST, encoded by the coding sequence ATGAAATGGTACGTTTTGCAATTTACTACGACGAGGTTTGCTGCTGTTTTCTCCCATCTTGAACAGCATAACTTTTCTTACTACTGCCCTATGATTTCAGAAAAGTATCGCCGCCCGGATAAACAAATCTCGTTCAGAGAAAGGCTGTTACCACTTTTCCCAGGGTATCTTTTCATCCAGGCCGATTTTGAAAAAATTCACTCATCTACTATCACCGCATTACCTTATGTTCAGCGGTTTATTGCTTTTGGTGGAGAGCCGTTACCTGTACCTGATGAGGAAATATTTAATGTACAACAAGGAGAACGGAATCAACTTAGCCATACTAACGCCCCCCGTTTGGTGGAAATAATGCTGATGGATGATCCAAGGAAGAGAAGTATAGCCATGCTCAACTACATCACAGAAAAAAGCTTAACCCACAAAATGAAACGGAAGAAAAATGACTGTTACCAGAAAAAAGACTTCAAGCAAGCGCAAGCCTCAACGTAA
- a CDS encoding TrbC/VirB2 family protein, with protein MLKLNKRYLTLTVFMAALMLCVAEPAFADDVSTKTTGFLQKIIDFLTDLRKPAITIICLGIAYIALFARQHMTWIYPLIIGMIIFIIAPYVPDWLS; from the coding sequence ATGTTGAAACTGAATAAACGTTACTTAACACTCACTGTCTTTATGGCTGCCTTAATGCTTTGTGTTGCGGAACCAGCTTTTGCTGATGATGTATCTACAAAGACTACCGGTTTTTTACAAAAGATCATTGATTTCCTTACTGACTTGAGAAAACCAGCAATCACCATTATTTGCTTAGGTATTGCATATATTGCGCTGTTTGCACGTCAACATATGACATGGATTTATCCTCTGATTATCGGGATGATTATCTTTATCATTGCTCCTTACGTACCGGACTGGTTGTCATAA
- a CDS encoding DnaJ domain-containing protein: protein MNIQEALNVFGLSGELTEKDIKAAYKKAALKYHPDRNPLGAELMKAVNAAFDFLMANIDKINSFQSTDENAHYNYGDDMESVLNVLTGLSGLVYEVIGNWIWISGETREHKDTLKEIGCKWAAKKKQWFYRPEEHKSRWNRKEHSIDEIREMYGTAGKRKAAGRQKVENRA, encoded by the coding sequence ATGAACATTCAGGAAGCATTAAACGTCTTTGGTTTATCTGGTGAATTGACTGAAAAGGATATCAAGGCTGCATATAAAAAAGCGGCTTTAAAATATCATCCAGACCGTAATCCGTTAGGCGCTGAACTGATGAAAGCTGTAAACGCTGCTTTTGATTTTCTGATGGCAAACATCGATAAAATTAATTCGTTTCAGAGCACCGATGAAAACGCACACTATAACTACGGTGACGATATGGAAAGCGTGTTGAACGTACTCACCGGGTTATCAGGTTTAGTTTATGAAGTTATAGGCAACTGGATCTGGATTAGTGGGGAAACTCGCGAACATAAAGACACGTTGAAAGAAATAGGTTGCAAATGGGCAGCGAAGAAAAAACAGTGGTTTTACCGTCCTGAAGAACATAAGAGCCGCTGGAACCGAAAAGAACACAGTATTGATGAAATCCGCGAGATGTACGGCACTGCCGGGAAGCGTAAAGCAGCTGGCAGGCAGAAAGTAGAAAACAGAGCATAG